The following nucleotide sequence is from Penicillium digitatum chromosome 5, complete sequence.
GCGTGGCTGTCTTCAGCCTGACCTACACCTTGGCACCAATCGCAGTCTATCCGACTCAACTCCGACAGGCCGTGAATTGTCTCCGATATATCGTCTCACAGCCAAACCGTAACCCGTCCACGGTTTTCCTAGGCGGTGACTCTGCAGGCGGGAATCTGGTGGGTGGAGTGCTCTCTCACCTGGCCCACTCACACCCAGAGATCGATCCCCTGCCATTGAACAGAAACCTCGGTGGCGCAGTGATGATCGGTCCGTGGACACTTCTGGAAAAAGAGTTTTTGGGCGCACAGATCTATGATGGCGGCGATATCATCACGGAGGCAGTTGCGAGACCGTGGGTGACAGCTTACATTGGTGCTGGCCAGCGGGACTATTACACTGACCTATCGACTGCGCCGGCGGATTGGTTGGCGACATTCCCGGTGAACGCGGTGTTGATTACCGCAGGCGGGAATGAGATTATGTTGCCTCTGATTCAAGACTTGGCGGCGAAGTTTAAGGAGGGCGTTGAGAATGTGGAGTTGTTTGTTGGACATCGTGAATGTCACGTTGCGCCGATTTATCATTTGGAGTTGGGGGATGTTACGAAGACCGAGCAGGGCAAGAAAATTGAGGTTTTCTTGGCCGAGTGGATGGTGTGATTGTGTACAGCAACGCTGTATATCCTGTGCATCCCCGGATTGAGTACCTAGTGAAGACAGGGCTGGAGTGTTAGAGATTACCAGCCTAGTAGCCATCAATGGCACCTTCTGGGGTGAAAATCACCGTCCATTCCATAACGATTTGCAGCATTGGATACAGCCTGTGTTAGTACGCCTTCCATTAGCTATTCCCTAAGTATATCAATGTGAGAGCAACCTCCCGATAGGGATCGAGGAAAGACAGTTGTGGTGTCTTCCCTTGAAACAGTTGAATAGTTCGAATATCCCCAGCGTAAACGAGCTCATCGGATGAACTATATAGGACACATGCATCTCGAAAATCTACACCCTGGACTAGAAAACACCAACGGGCAGATCCGAATCATAGCAGTACACAGAGCCGAGGGAGTGCATTGGTCACTCCAACGGGAGTGCAGATCTCCACATGTGCGACACTTTCACTTGCCACCTGGTTGGATGTGATCTCGGAGATGACTACCGACCTAACGCCCCTGTCGAACAACACGTCCTCGGTGAATCTTGGTTGCTATGTCTTCGGCCATAATTCGGGCTTTGGATCGATGTCTACTTTCAAGGTCTTCCCTCGCCCTCATGTTCTGCACCAACTAAATTGAGCTCGACTGGCACTCCACGCCAATATCTCCATCAATTCCATCACAGATCACGACGGGGGGACCGCCAGCCGGGCTAGTAATATCAATATCAGAGAGCTTAATACCCGAGCACACAGCATTGGGCGAGCAAGTCAAATCGCCGACAACTTTACCGTTCTTGCCCGACGAAGTGCCCTGGATATTCTCGAAGTGAATGTTGGTGAAGTTGACAGGGGACGGGTACCTGGCACACGTGGTAGCGTTGACGTCGAAGTAGCACTGATCCATCACAATAGGAACATCGGTGTTTTCGATTTGAATGTCTTTGTATGTGATGTTGTTGATGCGACCAAAGCCAATGTCTGGTCCAGCCCAAGCCTTGAGACGGACGCCGTTCTTGAATTCCGATGAGGATCACTCAAAGATCAATTTTAGGGAGATTATCTTACCTGACCATTCAACAGCGTCACGTTCTCAATCCAGGCATTCTCAATAATGTCCTCGACTCCGGAGTACTGTCCAATACTCCCCATGCTAACCCCGTGCGTATTGTTGCACCACAGGTTCTGCACGAAAACGTTGGTTGTGTTGGGCTTGGGCGAGAAACAGTCATCGCCGATATCGACGCGGGTATTGGTCACACTAAGACCATCCACGTTGAGGGAATCAAATCCGTCGGTGTTCTTGGGCAAAGCCTGCGAAGAGGTGATCAGATTTAATTGGTAATGTTACCAGATGCAGGGCTTACAGATGCGTTGGTGGAAAAGGCGTTGATAAAGACATCATCGAAAGAGATATCCTTGGTACGAACGAGGAAGTTGGTCCAGCAGGGGGAGTTGAGTTGGGTGATACCCTCGACAGACACACGGGTAGCGTTGTCAGTCATGAAGAGAATGGGGCGGTAAAAAGTGTTGTCCGGGTCCTGAATTATCCATTAACAGGGATCATATCCAGCCCTTTGTGGAATCATGCTCACCAGAATTTCCAGGCCTGCAAAGGCATTGTACCACTCCTGACCATTCCCATTGAGAGTTCCCTTTCCAAAAATCTTGATGTCCTGACCACCCCAGACCCAGAAAGTAATCGACTTCTGGAAAGAATAAAAGAAGTGGTTTGCTTGCCAGTAAGCAATGTCATCGGTGAACTGTTCATGTTAGAGCGGCTCAATCTCACTATCTCGGGGCCTCCGGACCTTCACTTCACCCTCCAGCTGCACTTCGATATCATCTAAGAAGCTGAGGTCAAGCTTTTTGCCAATGACATACGTCTTCCCCTTTTGCAAAAGAAGTCTGCCACCGTGATTGGCAGCCTTAATACCCCAAAGAAAATCATCGGACACATCGTCGGTGTCACTCTTCGACGACCGGATCGTCACTGTTCGACGGTCATGACGCTTGTAGTTTCCCCGAGCACCGGCCTTTTCCAGTGCTACCTTATCGTTGGCTGGGATAATTTGGGCGCCGTTGAGAATATGCTCCGTCGCAAGAGCACCAACTGTGCTGAGCAGGAGTGCACCGATAGCGAGGAACTTCATGCTAGCGCGATCAATGAAACAAATGGATGCTGCTATCACTTGATCCGTAGGACAGTCCAGCAGACAAGACTGATTTTAAAAGAATACCCCAGAATCTCGGTTACACCTTTCCCCAAATCTGCATTGTCCGGAAACGGCACGGACAGAGGAAAGGGATTTCTCCGCCTGTAAAAAAGCAATCCCATGACAGGCCAGGGGATCGGCACTGTGTTATGTCTGTGTCATGCAGCAACAGAGCGAGTCAGCGGGTGTTTGTCTATAGAATGTATAGAAGGCAAATGGAGTCGTTTCCCCGCATTTCGCTAAGATGATTAACAAGTGGGGATGTGGAGAGACTACTGGGACGGGCCTGAACAAGCTCGGATGTTGTTGGATTGTTGTCGATCGAAACTGTAGGATTCATCGCTGTGGCTGGGATTCATTTCCCCCGTCTGCGACTGATCTGGGCCTCACAGGTTGAGTTCTTCCACCAATCAGCGGAACAGATCATCGTGCAGCATGCTCATGGTGGATGTTGTGAGTTTTCCTGTTTCCTGTcgacgttttttttttggcgttGGATACTGTGTTTTATGAAAATAGCTGACACCGAGTCCTGGATGGAGTTGCCCCGTGACGATGCGGCCTACTCCTCGTTAAATGGAAGACTTCGATGCGCAATTCCCTTCATATCGTTACCGTCCTCTCCGTGGTAGTCTCGGCATGTTCCTCTTCCGGTCAGTCATGGTAGACCCTTCAATGCCTCGCCACGCCACCTGGACATCCAAGACTTTATCTCGTCATCTTTGACCCAGTGCCCGGATAGTATCATGCAATTAAATTGTATTGTTCGGCCCACCTATTGTCGAAGATTACAGAGCCATCAAAGAGCACCTCTATCGATGTTACAACTTCTTGCTGGCCTGCACCAGCGCATAAAGACAGCTGATGTTCCCGGACCACCAAGCCGCTGAGCGCAAAAAGCTCCAAGAGCGAGTTTCGATGTTGCAATAGAACAGGTGGTACGCAACACGGGACAATAAGTACCAAATACCGACAGTATTAATAGACTCATTGGGGAGACCAGCGTACAAGGAGGTGAGGACTAGATTACAAAGTCAGCATAGTACATCAATTTCATGAGACGCAAGTTCCCCAGAAAATCTCGAAAATGGAAAGAGGCTTCCCACATACTCGCCGCCACAAACAAAGTAAACCCCTCCTGCGCATTGGCATGCGCCGAGGCCTGTCGCTTGAGCTTGTCAAGGGTTTGGCGGGTAATCTTTCCCGACTGTACGGCTGCCTCGCCGTACGTGGTCAAGTCCTCCCGCGGATTGACATTGTGATCGAGGCCCAGCCGTATCTTGGTGCCGCGAGGACTGGTCAAAATGTACGCGAAAACCCAGTTCGCTACCAGCAAGGCTGATGCGTGGTTCGCGGGTACTTGGTCCGGGGCGGCGCGAAGACCGAGAGTTGTTAAAAGGGCACTGTTCGTGTTAATGTGGTGTgcctttttgttttcctttGGAGGTGTATGTGAGCACTCACGACATTCTTGCTGAGAGGTTTGTGGATTTTCAGCTGTCACCCCCTGGcgaatcctttttttttataagATGGGGTTCTCAGAAGGGCCGAGGCAGGAGACCATCCTCAGCCGATCTCGCACGTCCGGGCTTGTCAAGGGTCCACTCGGACAATTCCACATTCGTTTTCCACTTTTTAACTGTTCGTTAGTGCGCCAGCTGCATCCACAGGTTCTCGGTCCGATTTTGGACCCTAGTTTCGCTTGGATTTACCTACAGCTTCACCCAGGTAAGGGGCGATTTCAATTGGATACGCTGGGAACGCTCCATCGGTGAGAGGATGATGGTACGTGTTGCGTCTCCGCGTCAGTGCCTGATCCACGACTGTTTCACTGTTAGCGTGATGATTTGAGACATGGCGCTTTGGCAGGTCTGGCTTTCCGTACGAGTCACCGGCTTATACAGGGTGATACAACGCTCCAAGTCACCATCAAACGATCTATTGGTCACATGAACTATGGATTTGTGGATTTGTGTATTTGTGTGTATTGCAAAGATACCGTCTGGTAGTTCACGTGGTGCCGCTTAGTCAGGACTTGGGCATGCCGGGCCACTGTGCGAGAGGGACCTTAGCCCCGTTGTGGAGAGCTTCGTTCCAATTTGATCGTCACTTCTTCCCTTTTCATGCACTTTTACAATTTGGATAACGGGGAGCTCAACGGTGCGAGCTGGCCATGGCAATGTATGGACCCAAAGGGGCATCCCCGTCTGGGGTTATGCATGTGTGAAACGAGTTTATATGTAGAAATTTGAGTTGCATtacggaggacggagtacATACTCTGCGTAGATTCTCCGCACCTCCCACTAAACGACCCCACCTTGGCTCTCTGGAATGTCCTCGGTTATAGTCACCAACAACATGTCGGAGGATCCATACTATGATCTCGGTTCTTATCAGCTGCTCGTGAAGACAACCTCTCCAGAATGTCAGGGCTGGTTTGATCGTGGATATCGTTGGGCCCAGGGCTTCAATCATGGAGAAGCCGCCCGTTGCTTCAGGAAGGCTATTGCACATGACGAAACTTGTGCCATGGCATATTGGGGCCTGTCTTATGCCTTAGGACCTAACTACAACAAGGCTTGGATTCGATTTGATCCCTCCGATTTGCTTGAAACGACCACAGAAGCCCGGCACCTTCTTCAAAAAGCCCAAACGTACACTACCCAAGCAACAATGATGGAATGTGCTCTAATAGAGGCACTGAAGGCTCGATTTCCACGATCGGACGTGTTCCCCGACGATCTTGGCTCTCTCGATCGAAGCTATGGAGAGGCTATGCGTCCGGTGTATGAGAAGTTTCCAGATGACTTGGATATCGCCGCTCTCACGGCAGAAGCCTTCATGTGTTTCACTCCGCGTGGTCTGTGGAACCTCGATACCGGAAAGCCTACTGGTCAGCATACTGTCCTGGCTCGGGAGATAATTGAGAGGGCGATGACTCTTCCCGGGGGCGCAGAACATCCCGCGTTGTGCCATCTCTATATTCATTTGATGGAAATGTCCCCTTACCCCGAAATCGCATTGCCAGCAGCCGATCGGCTACGCTTTCTAATGCCCGATGCATCCCATCTGCTGCACATGCCGACACACATCGATCTCGCTTGTGGTGATTATCGCAGAGCCATGGACTCAAATCACCAAGCTATGCTTGTCGATGATAAATTCTTTGCTCGCACAGAAGGAACCACTCTCTACAAGTTATATCGGGCGCACAACATCTACGTAAAATTGTATAGTGCCTTGATGTCTGGCCGCTTCAAAGAAGCGCTCTCTGCGGCAAATCGTCTGCCTGGAATACTCACTACCGAGGTGCTTTCTATCTCTAG
It contains:
- a CDS encoding Lipase/thioesterase family protein; translation: MNLSLAEKLDFFPAVASIVFAYIYAFLTGLWRTERQAKSLSLHLGYALFRQTSSRLTTSQMQYILPPSQEIYEQHSKKNGRLPESVELGDGALGHWVGDRNADNIIVWFHGGGFGLPANISYFNFYTQLLRDLTASGKSVAVFSLTYTLAPIAVYPTQLRQAVNCLRYIVSQPNRNPSTVFLGGDSAGGNLVGGVLSHLAHSHPEIDPLPLNRNLGGAVMIGPWTLLEKEFLGAQIYDGGDIITEAVARPWVTAYIGAGQRDYYTDLSTAPADWLATFPVNAVLITAGGNEIMLPLIQDLAAKFKEGVENVELFVGHRECHVAPIYHLELGDVTKTEQGKKIEVFLAEWMV
- a CDS encoding Glycoside hydrolase, family 28, translating into MKFLAIGALLLSTVGALATEHILNGAQIIPANDKVALEKAGARGNYKRHDRRTVTIRSSKSDTDDVSDDFLWGIKAANHGGRLLLQKGKTYVIGKKLDLSFLDDIEVQLEGEVKFTDDIAYWQANHFFYSFQKSITFWVWGGQDIKIFGKGTLNGNGQEWYNAFAGLEILDPDNTFYRPILFMTDNATRVSVEGITQLNSPCWTNFLVRTKDISFDDVFINAFSTNASALPKNTDGFDSLNVDGLSVTNTRVDIGDDCFSPKPNTTNVFVQNLWCNNTHGVSMGSIGQYSGVEDIIENAWIENVTLLNGQNGVRLKAWAGPDIGFGRINNITYKDIQIENTDVPIVMDQCYFDVNATTCARYPSPVNFTNIHFENIQGTSSGKNGKVVGDLTCSPNAVCSGIKLSDIDITSPAGGPPVVICDGIDGDIGVECQSSSI
- a CDS encoding Tetratricopeptide-like helical yields the protein MSEDPYYDLGSYQLLVKTTSPECQGWFDRGYRWAQGFNHGEAARCFRKAIAHDETCAMAYWGLSYALGPNYNKAWIRFDPSDLLETTTEARHLLQKAQTYTTQATMMECALIEALKARFPRSDVFPDDLGSLDRSYGEAMRPVYEKFPDDLDIAALTAEAFMCFTPRGLWNLDTGKPTGQHTVLAREIIERAMTLPGGAEHPALCHLYIHLMEMSPYPEIALPAADRLRFLMPDASHLLHMPTHIDLACGDYRRAMDSNHQAMLVDDKFFARTEGTTLYKLYRAHNIYVKLYSALMSGRFKEALSAANRLPGILTTEVLSISSPPMADWVESFLGGIVHVLVRFGRWEEILQNLPIPEDKQLYCSTTSMIYYGRGIALAVLGRVDEAKLAQAKFETARALVPRTRLSSLPAREVDVLKVASAMLQGEIQYRERKFDAAFRSLREAVALEDHLPYSDPPPWMQPTRHALGALLLEQGHLEEAELVYREDLGLSDSLPRRKARLNNVWGLHGLHECLTQTGKIGEAKVIGTQKELALASADVPIAASCFCRLSNSEGTEGPQPQKSECCA
- a CDS encoding Membrane-associated, eicosanoid/glutathione metabolism (MAPEG) protein, with the protein product MSALLTTLGLRAAPDQVPANHASALLVANWVFAYILTSPRGTKIRLGLDHNVNPREDLTTYGEAAVQSGKITRQTLDKLKRQASAHANAQEGFTLFVAAILTSLYAGLPNESINTVGIWYLLSRVAYHLFYCNIETRSWSFLRSAAWWSGNISCLYALVQASKKL